TCCGTCAGGAGAGGGAGGCGCGGAGCTGGTCACTGGCGGATCTGGCGGAGCGTTCGAACGTCTCGCGGGCGATGATCTCGAAGATCGAGCGCGGCGAGGCGAGCCCCACCGCAGAACTGCTGAACCGCCTCGCCACCGGTTTCGGCCTGACGCTGGCGAGCATCTTCGCGGAGGCCGATCCGGGCCTCGATCCGGCGGCGCCCCGCGTTGCGCGCCGTGCCGAGCAGGCGGAGTGGCGCGATCCAGGCACCGGTTATCTGCGGCGCAATGTCAGCCCGCCGGGCGCGCCTGCGCTGGAGATCGTCGAGGTGCAGTTCCCCTCCGGCGGCCGTGTCGTCTTCGACGCCTACCACGAGACGCGGATCGTGCAGCAGCTCTGGCTGCTCGAGGGCGCCATGGAACTCGCGGTCGGCGACGCTACCTTTCATCTTTCCGCCGGAGACTGCCTCGCCATGACGCTTGATCAGCCGGTCATCTTCCACAATCCCGGCGAGACGCCCGCCCGCTATGCGGTGGTGCTCGCCCGCCCGGAGACCCGGCGATGAATGTGCGTGCCCTTGACGGTGACGAGGCCCGCGCGGCCGTCCCCGCGCTTGCCGACGTGCTGCTGGATTGCGTGGCAGGCGGCGCCTCGGTGAGCTTCATGGCGGACATGAGCCGCGCGGAAGCGGAGGCCTTCTGGCAGAGCATTGCGGAAGGTGTCGCACGCGGCGAGCGCACGCTCCTCGTCTCGCAGGAAGGCGACGGCCGCATCCTCGGCACCGTTCAGGTCATTCTGGCCACGCCGCCAAACCAGCCGCACCGCGGCGAGATCGCCAAGATGCTGGTGCATCGCGCGGGTCGCCGGCAGGGGCTCGGTGCCGCGCTCATGCGGGCGGCAGAGGAGGCCGGACGCGCGGCCGGCAAGAGCCTTCTCACCCTCGACACCGTGACCGATGGCGACGGCTTCCGCCTCTATCGCCGCCTCGGCTGGGAGGTGGCGGGCACGGTGCCGGAATACGCCCTGTGGCCGGACGGGCGCCCCTGCCCCACCACCTTCATGTGGAAGCGCGTGTAAGACGGGCCGTCAGCCCTTGGTCCGCAGACTGGACCGTCCCCCATCGACGCCCAGGATCTGGCCGGAGATCCA
The Azorhizobium caulinodans ORS 571 genome window above contains:
- a CDS encoding GNAT family N-acetyltransferase, encoding MNVRALDGDEARAAVPALADVLLDCVAGGASVSFMADMSRAEAEAFWQSIAEGVARGERTLLVSQEGDGRILGTVQVILATPPNQPHRGEIAKMLVHRAGRRQGLGAALMRAAEEAGRAAGKSLLTLDTVTDGDGFRLYRRLGWEVAGTVPEYALWPDGRPCPTTFMWKRV
- a CDS encoding helix-turn-helix domain-containing protein, encoding MDDITGRLARRLRQEREARSWSLADLAERSNVSRAMISKIERGEASPTAELLNRLATGFGLTLASIFAEADPGLDPAAPRVARRAEQAEWRDPGTGYLRRNVSPPGAPALEIVEVQFPSGGRVVFDAYHETRIVQQLWLLEGAMELAVGDATFHLSAGDCLAMTLDQPVIFHNPGETPARYAVVLARPETRR